Below is a window of Catalinimonas alkaloidigena DNA.
GGGCCGCCACAAACGGGTGTGCTACGGTTTCGAGCGTGGCCAGGCCACAGGCCAGCACAAAAAGGGCCAGCCGGAAAAACCCGAACGACTCGGCATTGGCAGCGGGCACGAACAGAAACGCACCCAACGCGTAGAGCGTCAGCCCGAGCAACACCCCGTTTTTATACCCGAACCGCTTCATAAACAGCCCGGCCGGAATGCCCATCACGGCATAGGCCCCGAAGATGGAAAACTGCACAAGCCCCGACTCGGCCTTGGAGACGTGCAGCACGTCCTGGAAGTGGCGGTTGAGCACATCGCCCATTGTGATGGCAATGCCCCAGAGCATGAACAGGGAAACCACAAAGACGAGTGTCGTCAGAAATTTCTTCTCCGTGAAGGCAGCGGCGGCGGTGGGTCGTGTCCCGGCGGGCGGCTGCGTAAGCGCATTGTGCATGGTGTAAAAGCGGGTTTACAAGTGGTTAGTCAGTGGCTCGGGGTCGTGCGGTCCGAGCCTAAGTTGTTCAATCCCGAAATGTAGAGATTTCGGGCCGATGTAACGCGCCCGCCGGACTACTTCTGGCGTAACTTTGCCGGAAAACTCACTTTTTCGGTCAATCGGGTACCTCCCGCCGCTGGCCTTCGTACGAAGAACGTGGCCGCAGGCCGCTGATGACTTTTTCACGCTATGGATGATGCTACTCCGACGGACTCGAAACTGACCTCTACTACGCTCTGGCTGATGACGGTCGGTTCCGGTCTGGTCGTTGCCAACAACTACTACAACCAGCCGCTGCTGGGCAAAATTGCCGCCGCGTTTGACACCACCGAAACGCAGGCCGGCTACATCGCCATGTTTACGCAACTGGGCTACGCGGCCGGTCTGTTTTTGCTGGTGCCCCTGGGCGACATGCTGCCTCGGAAACGCCTGATCGTTTTCGATTTCGTGTTCATCATTGTCGCTCTGCTGGCGGCAGCGCTCTCCACGAGCATCGTGCAACTGATCCTGATCAGTTTTTTCATCGGGCTGACGTCGGTCGTGCCGCAGTTGTTCGTTCCGATGGCGGCGTTTCTGGCGCATCCGGCCCGGCGTGGGAAAGCCATCGGCACGGTGATGAGCGGGCTGCTGCTGGGCATTCTGTGCTCGCGTACCCTGAGCGGGTTTGTGGGCGAACAGTTCGGCTGGCGCGCCATGTACTACATCGCCGCGGGGCTGATGGCGCTGCTCTGGGGAGCGGTGCTGTGGCTCCTGCCCGAAGTCGCGCCAACGTACCGGGGCGGGTACGGATCGCTGTTGCGGTCCATGACACAATTCGTAAAAACGCAACCGGCCCTGCGACTGGCAGCCCTGCGCGGCGGGCTGGCCTTCGGGAGTTTCAGCGCCTTTTGGACCACGCTGGCCTTTCTGATGGAAGGCCCCCCATTTTTTCAGGGGAGCGATACCGTCGGCGTGTTCGGCCTGATCGGCGCAGCCGGGGCCTTGTCGGCTTCGGTGGTGGGCAAACTGACCGACTCGCTC
It encodes the following:
- a CDS encoding MFS transporter, whose translation is MDDATPTDSKLTSTTLWLMTVGSGLVVANNYYNQPLLGKIAAAFDTTETQAGYIAMFTQLGYAAGLFLLVPLGDMLPRKRLIVFDFVFIIVALLAAALSTSIVQLILISFFIGLTSVVPQLFVPMAAFLAHPARRGKAIGTVMSGLLLGILCSRTLSGFVGEQFGWRAMYYIAAGLMALLWGAVLWLLPEVAPTYRGGYGSLLRSMTQFVKTQPALRLAALRGGLAFGSFSAFWTTLAFLMEGPPFFQGSDTVGVFGLIGAAGALSASVVGKLTDSLDKRKLIGLSFLVITVSWGLLYGLSATYWGLVLGVLLLDVGVQSAHITNQSIVFSLVPSAQNRLNTVYMVTYFLGGALGTWLASLGWQHAGWAGVSGVGLMFALGGGALYAFEKRQARQAVPDPGEYAA